In the Kaistella sp. 97-N-M2 genome, one interval contains:
- the coaD gene encoding pantetheine-phosphate adenylyltransferase encodes MSRVAIFPGSFDPITLGHFDIVERATPLFDKIIIAIGQNSQKKYMFSLEQRMEFIRQTFKDFPNVEVDHFEGLTIDYCHSKNVNFILRGLRNPSDFEFEKAIAQTNRELTRDNKVETIFLLTSASKAFISSSIVREILTFGGHYELLVPEAVRVEGKNTGSNKG; translated from the coding sequence ATGAGCAGAGTCGCCATTTTTCCGGGATCATTCGATCCCATTACGCTTGGACATTTTGATATTGTTGAAAGAGCTACGCCGCTTTTCGATAAGATCATTATCGCCATCGGACAGAATTCTCAGAAAAAATATATGTTCTCGTTGGAGCAGCGCATGGAATTTATTCGGCAAACCTTCAAAGATTTTCCGAATGTTGAGGTCGATCATTTCGAAGGTTTAACCATCGATTATTGCCACAGCAAGAACGTGAATTTCATTTTACGTGGCCTGCGCAACCCCTCAGATTTCGAATTCGAAAAAGCCATCGCGCAAACGAACCGCGAACTTACGCGGGACAACAAAGTGGAAACGATTTTCCTTTTAACGTCTGCCAGCAAAGCCTTTATCAGTTCCAGTATAGTGCGCGAAATACTGACCTTCGGCGGACATTACGAGTTGCTGGTTCCGGAGGCGGTGCGCGTGGAGGGCAAAAATACTGGCAGTAACAAGGGCTGA
- a CDS encoding D-alanine--D-alanine ligase produces MKKKNVAVVMGGYSDEYVVSLKSGQLIFDSLDRDLYNVYKVVILKEEWYFLDDRGEKSLINKADFSVNLSSGFDVKFDVCFNIIHGKPGENGELQAYWDTIGQTYTGCGFYQSALTFNKKDTLAVLSKYGIPSAKSVYLRKNEDCNEDQIIADLGLPVFVKPNQSGSSLGITKVKEQADLKKAMDFAFAEDDEILIESFLDGMEVSVGVIDYEGETIVLGITEIVSKNEFFDYEAKYEGASEEITPARIDEETRIRVKNIAKKAYDSLGMSGFSRSEFIIMNGTPYMLEMNTNPGFSPASILPQQAAHYGISIKDLCGNEVEKALNKTK; encoded by the coding sequence ATGAAAAAGAAAAATGTAGCCGTTGTAATGGGCGGTTATTCCGACGAATACGTGGTTTCCCTGAAAAGCGGGCAGCTTATTTTCGATTCTTTGGACCGCGATCTCTACAATGTTTACAAAGTGGTGATTTTGAAAGAAGAATGGTACTTTTTGGATGACCGCGGGGAAAAATCGCTCATCAATAAGGCGGATTTTTCTGTGAATCTGAGCAGTGGTTTTGATGTGAAATTTGATGTTTGTTTTAATATCATTCACGGCAAACCCGGCGAAAATGGCGAGCTTCAGGCGTATTGGGACACCATTGGCCAAACTTATACAGGTTGCGGATTCTACCAAAGTGCCTTAACCTTTAATAAAAAAGATACGCTCGCCGTGCTTTCAAAATACGGAATTCCGTCCGCCAAAAGCGTTTATCTGCGCAAAAATGAGGACTGCAACGAAGACCAGATTATCGCAGACTTGGGACTTCCGGTTTTTGTAAAGCCAAATCAATCCGGTTCTTCGCTCGGAATTACAAAGGTGAAAGAGCAGGCGGATCTGAAAAAAGCCATGGATTTTGCGTTTGCCGAAGATGACGAGATTTTGATTGAAAGTTTTCTGGACGGAATGGAAGTTTCCGTGGGTGTTATCGATTATGAGGGTGAAACCATCGTTTTGGGCATTACCGAAATTGTATCTAAAAACGAATTTTTCGATTACGAAGCGAAATACGAAGGCGCTTCGGAAGAAATTACGCCCGCCAGAATTGATGAGGAAACCCGCATCCGCGTAAAAAATATCGCGAAAAAGGCATACGATTCTTTAGGCATGAGCGGTTTTTCCCGAAGTGAATTTATCATTATGAACGGAACGCCGTATATGTTGGAAATGAATACGAATCCAGGATTTTCTCCAGCGTCCATTTTGCCGCAACAGGCTGCGCATTATGGCATTTCCATTAAGGATTTGTGTGGGAATGAAGTGGAGAAAGCCTTGAATAAAACGAAATAA
- the lpxK gene encoding tetraacyldisaccharide 4'-kinase, whose product MKRWYLYPFSLGYHFVTSFRNLMYDWGISKSTKFKTPIINVGNLSVGGSGKSPMVMYLAELLSKHYRTGVLSRGYGRLTKGYAITNYDSNYKTVGDEAMQLFERFKNKFVIGVSEERVPGAKKMIDNMDLNVLLLDDAFQHRAIKAGFNILMTDYNDPYFKDYLLPAGDLRESRSGAKRAQIVMVSKCPDDLTEEKKQYFISRIKPQHNQKVFFSSIRYDENIYAHDQFLPDNNLSYYDILLITGIANPKPLLNHLSKFSQRVKHLKFKDHHNFSDQDIKEIVAEYHKLGEYKLILTTEKDYVRLKTFDYLRDLVYYWPINVHIEKKEEFNQTILDYVGKN is encoded by the coding sequence ATGAAAAGATGGTATCTCTACCCTTTTTCCCTTGGTTATCATTTCGTCACAAGTTTCAGAAACTTAATGTATGATTGGGGAATCTCCAAATCGACCAAATTTAAAACGCCGATCATCAATGTCGGAAACCTGTCCGTGGGCGGGAGCGGAAAATCGCCGATGGTGATGTATCTGGCCGAACTTCTGTCCAAACATTACCGAACAGGCGTCCTTTCGCGCGGGTACGGACGGCTGACGAAAGGTTACGCCATCACGAATTACGACAGCAATTATAAAACGGTTGGCGATGAAGCCATGCAGCTTTTTGAGCGCTTCAAAAATAAATTCGTCATCGGCGTTTCCGAAGAGCGGGTGCCGGGCGCAAAAAAAATGATCGATAATATGGATCTGAATGTTTTGCTGCTGGATGATGCTTTTCAGCACCGCGCCATCAAAGCCGGCTTTAATATTTTGATGACGGATTACAACGATCCTTATTTTAAAGATTATCTCCTTCCCGCGGGCGATTTGCGTGAAAGCAGAAGTGGAGCAAAAAGAGCCCAGATCGTTATGGTTTCTAAATGCCCCGACGATTTAACGGAGGAAAAAAAGCAGTATTTCATTTCGCGCATCAAACCGCAGCACAACCAAAAAGTATTTTTTTCGAGCATCCGGTACGACGAAAACATTTATGCCCACGATCAGTTTTTGCCGGACAATAATTTGAGTTATTACGATATTTTATTGATTACAGGAATTGCGAATCCGAAACCGCTGCTGAATCATTTATCCAAATTTTCGCAGCGCGTAAAACATTTAAAATTTAAAGACCATCATAATTTCAGCGATCAGGACATTAAAGAAATTGTAGCTGAATATCATAAACTGGGCGAATACAAACTTATTTTAACGACGGAAAAGGATTATGTGAGGCTGAAAACTTTTGATTATCTTCGGGACCTGGTTTACTACTGGCCCATCAATGTTCACATCGAAAAAAAGGAAGAATTCAACCAAACCATTCTCGATTATGTTGGAAAAAATTAA
- a CDS encoding purine-nucleoside phosphorylase, with amino-acid sequence MLEKIKETAAFIKNIIQDTPDFAIVLGSGLGALKKEVQAIHTLDYHEIPNFPQTTVAGHGGKLIFGTLEGKKVLMMSGRFHYYEGHDIQTVVFPFRVFHLLGIKNLILSNAAGGVNPNFKVADVMIINDHINMMPDHPLRGQNLDEFGPRFVDMSEPYNKEMIVVAAKVAKDLGITAHQGCYVALQGPTFETPAEYGMIKAIGGDAVGMSTVPEVIVAKHQGMECFGISIITDVGGPDIAFTVSHEEVLQAANKAMPTVIKIVKGLVKNYSA; translated from the coding sequence ATGTTGGAAAAAATTAAAGAAACCGCGGCGTTCATTAAAAACATTATTCAGGACACGCCCGACTTTGCAATTGTTCTGGGTTCCGGTTTAGGCGCTTTGAAGAAGGAAGTCCAGGCCATCCATACGTTAGACTATCACGAAATCCCAAATTTTCCGCAAACAACCGTTGCCGGCCATGGTGGAAAATTAATTTTTGGAACGCTGGAAGGTAAAAAAGTGTTGATGATGAGCGGGCGCTTTCATTATTATGAAGGCCACGATATTCAGACTGTTGTTTTTCCGTTTCGCGTTTTCCATTTGCTGGGCATTAAAAACCTCATCCTTTCCAATGCGGCGGGCGGCGTAAATCCGAACTTTAAGGTGGCAGATGTGATGATCATCAACGATCACATCAACATGATGCCGGACCATCCGTTGCGCGGCCAAAATTTAGACGAATTTGGCCCGCGGTTTGTGGACATGAGCGAACCTTACAATAAAGAAATGATCGTAGTTGCAGCAAAGGTGGCAAAAGATTTAGGAATCACGGCGCACCAGGGTTGTTACGTCGCGCTGCAGGGACCCACTTTTGAAACACCCGCGGAGTACGGCATGATTAAAGCCATCGGTGGCGATGCCGTTGGAATGAGCACAGTTCCAGAAGTTATTGTCGCCAAACATCAGGGAATGGAGTGTTTCGGAATTTCAATTATCACCGATGTGGGCGGACCCGACATCGCATTCACGGTTTCGCATGAAGAAGTTCTGCAGGCCGCAAACAAAGCGATGCCCACCGTCATTAAAATCGTAAAAGGTTTGGTGAAAAATTATAGTGCCTAA
- a CDS encoding DUF2059 domain-containing protein encodes MKTALFLLFIAFSNFFSAQISGKDTFEKIKSEAAKYVIDTTAVPEDRLTQEIRKLRAAKGGFNINEVLLFKIGEDKAKGEITAAEAEKAEQYITSGDGKRSLDNAVIWIYRKHFTLSEIKKITRFYQSSAGQKMAENFSVIILESTVAAEKIMGKLKKGK; translated from the coding sequence ATGAAAACTGCACTTTTTCTTTTATTTATCGCTTTTTCCAACTTTTTTTCCGCGCAGATCAGCGGTAAAGACACTTTTGAGAAAATAAAGTCAGAAGCCGCTAAATATGTTATCGATACAACGGCTGTTCCGGAAGACCGCCTCACGCAGGAGATTCGAAAATTACGCGCTGCCAAAGGCGGTTTCAACATCAATGAGGTTCTGCTTTTTAAAATTGGCGAAGATAAAGCCAAAGGTGAAATTACTGCCGCCGAAGCAGAAAAAGCCGAACAGTATATCACCTCCGGCGATGGGAAAAGATCTTTGGATAACGCCGTAATCTGGATTTACCGCAAACATTTTACACTTTCGGAAATCAAAAAGATCACGCGCTTTTATCAGTCTTCCGCCGGACAAAAAATGGCAGAAAATTTCTCCGTCATCATCTTAGAATCAACGGTTGCGGCGGAAAAAATCATGGGAAAATTGAAGAAAGGGAAATAG
- a CDS encoding NYN domain-containing protein: MADDKLAVLIDADNVPYKNVKEMLEEISRNGTPTIKRIYADWTKPTVSGWKSVLLENAITPIQQYSYTTGKNSSDSALIIDAMDILYSEKVNGFCIVSSDSDFTRLATRLREAGMTVIGFGEKKTPKPFISACDKFIYLEILNNTTEETDATVEEKKTSKPRRKKEPISKVDSRTIKLITQSINDLGDEDGWTFLGNLGNFILKKKPDFDPRNFGFAKLLPLIKSIGKIEIDERDTGVNNIRHIYVRVK, translated from the coding sequence ATGGCAGACGATAAATTAGCGGTCCTCATCGATGCAGACAATGTTCCGTACAAGAATGTAAAAGAAATGCTGGAGGAAATTTCGCGCAACGGAACTCCAACCATCAAAAGAATTTATGCAGACTGGACCAAACCCACGGTTTCCGGCTGGAAAAGCGTTCTTTTGGAAAACGCCATCACGCCCATTCAGCAATACAGTTACACGACCGGGAAAAATTCCAGCGACAGCGCCCTCATCATCGATGCGATGGATATTCTGTACTCCGAAAAAGTGAACGGCTTCTGCATTGTATCCAGCGACAGCGATTTTACAAGACTCGCTACGAGGCTTCGGGAAGCTGGAATGACCGTCATCGGATTTGGAGAAAAGAAAACACCGAAACCCTTTATTTCTGCCTGCGACAAATTTATCTATCTGGAAATTTTGAACAATACCACGGAAGAGACCGATGCGACGGTTGAGGAAAAGAAAACTTCAAAACCTCGGAGAAAAAAAGAACCCATCAGCAAAGTAGATTCCAGAACAATAAAACTCATTACGCAAAGCATCAACGATTTAGGCGACGAGGATGGCTGGACGTTCCTGGGAAATCTGGGAAATTTTATCTTGAAGAAAAAACCTGATTTTGACCCGCGGAATTTTGGTTTTGCGAAGTTGCTGCCATTAATCAAAAGCATCGGAAAAATTGAGATCGATGAGCGCGACACGGGCGTTAACAATATTCGCCATATTTATGTGCGAGTGAAGTAA
- the dinB gene encoding DNA polymerase IV codes for MDAFYASVEQHDFPELKGKPLAVGGGQYGVVAAASYEARKYGIRSAMPGRLALEKCPHLIVVKPRFQRYKEISQQIRQIFYEFTDLVEPLSLDEAYLDVTVNKKNMESANDIAREIRKRIFEETGLTASAGISINKFLAKVASDYNKPNGQKTIHPTQILEFMEELPIEKFFGIGKVTANKMHELHIFKGADLKKKSLEELHRLFGKSGLYYYNAVRGIHNSEVKSHRIQKSVGVEETFWENLLDEEAVFRQLEIISEDLETRLSKKEIKGKSLTLKIKYKDFMVYTRSRTQEDYFEDAKNFLETAKQLWELRPFDKPVRLLGLSLSNLNTQEKKQISVQLKIPFEEFD; via the coding sequence ATGGATGCGTTTTACGCCTCTGTAGAACAACATGATTTCCCTGAACTGAAAGGAAAACCTCTGGCAGTGGGCGGCGGACAGTACGGCGTGGTTGCTGCGGCAAGTTATGAAGCGCGGAAATACGGCATCCGGTCTGCAATGCCGGGACGGCTGGCTTTGGAAAAGTGCCCGCACTTAATTGTGGTGAAACCGCGGTTTCAGCGGTACAAGGAAATTTCTCAGCAAATCCGCCAGATATTTTATGAATTTACGGATTTGGTAGAACCGCTTTCTCTGGATGAAGCCTACCTCGACGTTACTGTAAATAAAAAAAACATGGAATCCGCGAACGACATTGCGCGCGAGATCCGGAAAAGAATTTTTGAAGAAACAGGCTTAACGGCTTCCGCCGGAATTTCCATCAATAAATTTTTGGCAAAAGTAGCCTCCGATTACAACAAACCGAACGGCCAGAAAACCATTCATCCCACCCAAATTCTGGAGTTTATGGAAGAGCTGCCCATCGAGAAGTTTTTCGGGATCGGAAAAGTGACGGCGAATAAAATGCACGAACTCCATATTTTTAAAGGCGCCGATTTAAAGAAAAAGTCCCTGGAAGAACTGCACCGTCTTTTCGGAAAATCCGGACTTTATTATTACAACGCGGTTCGCGGCATCCATAACAGCGAGGTAAAATCGCACCGCATCCAAAAAAGTGTTGGTGTAGAAGAAACTTTCTGGGAAAATCTGCTCGACGAAGAAGCGGTATTCAGGCAGTTGGAAATCATCAGCGAAGATCTGGAAACGCGGCTTTCAAAAAAAGAAATCAAAGGAAAATCTTTAACTTTAAAAATAAAATACAAAGATTTTATGGTCTACACGCGCAGCCGCACGCAGGAAGATTATTTCGAAGATGCAAAAAATTTCCTCGAAACCGCCAAACAACTCTGGGAACTTCGGCCTTTCGACAAACCGGTGCGTCTGCTCGGCTTATCCTTATCCAATTTGAACACGCAGGAAAAAAAACAGATCTCGGTACAGCTGAAAATTCCGTTCGAGGAGTTTGACTGA
- a CDS encoding YceI family protein, with product MKKLSIFALSAALFVVSCNESKADTVTSTTEQTVAGHSGESFNVNTDSSTVKWTAYHKGGLNPRFGTTKTTGLFSVENGNLVSGSLVSDINSLTTDPTAVDPATTDGKTAADLDTHLKSADFFDVAKYPSVKFDITKVEDLGAGTETKLEGANKQVSGNLTIKDKTVNVTFPAKVQVTDGKVDFVSKFTINREDWGLAYGAEGDPKDWMISQGVDLELNIVATK from the coding sequence ATGAAAAAATTATCAATTTTTGCACTTTCTGCAGCACTTTTTGTGGTTTCCTGTAACGAATCCAAAGCCGACACGGTGACTTCGACAACAGAGCAAACCGTTGCCGGACATTCGGGGGAAAGCTTTAATGTAAATACCGACAGCAGCACTGTAAAATGGACGGCTTATCACAAAGGTGGCTTAAACCCAAGATTTGGCACGACCAAAACGACCGGCTTGTTCTCTGTAGAAAACGGAAATCTTGTTTCCGGGAGCCTTGTTTCGGACATTAATTCTTTAACAACCGATCCAACTGCAGTTGATCCTGCAACAACAGACGGAAAAACAGCTGCGGATCTTGATACGCATTTGAAAAGTGCAGATTTCTTTGATGTTGCAAAATATCCAAGTGTAAAATTTGATATTACCAAAGTGGAAGATCTTGGCGCCGGTACGGAAACCAAACTGGAAGGCGCGAACAAACAGGTTAGCGGAAACCTTACCATTAAAGATAAAACGGTAAACGTAACCTTTCCCGCGAAAGTTCAGGTGACGGACGGAAAAGTTGATTTCGTTTCCAAATTCACCATCAACAGAGAAGATTGGGGCTTGGCATACGGTGCCGAAGGCGATCCAAAAGACTGGATGATCTCCCAGGGAGTTGATCTGGAACTGAATATTGTTGCAACCAAATAA
- a CDS encoding alpha-amylase translates to MNPTMLQGFHWYSEGNGELYNQMKNAADYLKELGISAVWFPPAYKAAGGGYSVGYDPYDLFDLGEFDQKGSINTKYGSKAQLIDACTALQKNGISVIADIVLNHKAGGDEKEKFHAVKVDPENRQQNISEPFEIDSYTKFTFPGRGKKYSSFQWNYQCFSGVDYAEGEGEGIFQIINDHGEGWEEMISVEKGNYDYLMYNDIEHRNPFVREELNTWGKWYHDQIHFGGVRLDAVKHQSPEFYQEWLYALRANTGENIFAVGEYWAPGELPLLEKYIEATEGSMSLFDSSLHHNLHEASLAGENYDLRTIFDTTLTLSNPLLSVTLVDNHDTQPLQDLEAPVEKWFKPLAYALILLRESGYPCVFYPDLFGAHYTDKDKEGNDQEIFLDKVEKIEELLKARQLFAYGTQRDYFDEPNSIGWIREGDGYNKGCAVVLSNSDATEKSMEIGEQYAGQQFYDFLGWFPEKITIDENGWGKFPVPAGNVSIWVPE, encoded by the coding sequence ATGAATCCTACAATGCTTCAAGGTTTTCACTGGTATTCCGAGGGAAACGGTGAACTTTACAACCAGATGAAAAACGCTGCCGATTACCTGAAGGAACTCGGAATTTCCGCTGTTTGGTTTCCGCCCGCGTACAAAGCTGCCGGTGGCGGCTATTCCGTCGGTTACGATCCATACGATTTATTTGATCTGGGCGAATTTGACCAAAAAGGAAGCATCAACACTAAATATGGAAGCAAAGCACAACTAATCGACGCTTGTACAGCCTTACAAAAAAACGGGATTTCGGTGATTGCAGATATTGTTTTGAATCACAAAGCCGGCGGCGACGAGAAAGAAAAGTTTCACGCCGTAAAGGTTGATCCCGAAAACCGCCAGCAAAACATCTCCGAACCATTTGAAATAGACAGCTATACCAAGTTTACGTTTCCGGGCAGAGGCAAAAAATATTCCAGTTTTCAGTGGAACTATCAGTGTTTTTCCGGCGTAGATTATGCAGAGGGCGAAGGCGAGGGTATTTTTCAGATCATCAATGATCATGGCGAGGGTTGGGAAGAAATGATTTCCGTGGAAAAAGGTAATTATGATTATTTAATGTACAATGATATTGAGCATCGCAATCCTTTCGTACGCGAAGAATTAAATACCTGGGGGAAGTGGTACCACGATCAGATACATTTCGGCGGCGTTCGTCTCGATGCCGTAAAACATCAGTCTCCCGAATTTTACCAGGAATGGCTTTATGCCTTGCGCGCCAACACCGGAGAAAACATTTTTGCAGTCGGCGAATACTGGGCGCCCGGCGAATTGCCGCTGCTCGAAAAATATATTGAAGCCACGGAAGGCTCCATGAGTCTATTCGATTCGTCGCTTCATCACAACCTGCACGAAGCCTCTTTGGCGGGTGAAAATTATGATTTGCGCACAATTTTCGATACCACGCTTACGCTATCAAATCCGCTGCTCTCTGTAACGTTGGTGGATAATCACGATACGCAGCCGCTACAGGATCTGGAAGCCCCCGTAGAAAAATGGTTTAAACCTCTTGCTTACGCATTGATTCTGCTGCGGGAAAGTGGTTATCCGTGTGTTTTTTACCCGGATCTTTTTGGGGCGCATTACACCGACAAAGACAAAGAAGGAAATGATCAGGAAATTTTTCTGGATAAAGTCGAAAAAATTGAAGAACTTTTAAAAGCGCGCCAGCTCTTCGCATACGGAACGCAGCGCGATTATTTCGACGAACCCAACTCGATTGGCTGGATTCGCGAAGGCGACGGCTACAACAAAGGTTGCGCCGTGGTCTTAAGCAACAGCGATGCAACGGAAAAATCCATGGAAATAGGTGAACAATATGCCGGACAGCAATTTTATGATTTTCTGGGCTGGTTTCCGGAAAAAATAACAATCGATGAAAACGGCTGGGGAAAATTCCCTGTTCCGGCGGGAAATGTTTCCATTTGGGTGCCGGAATAA
- a CDS encoding barstar family protein yields the protein MKEFTIEGKKIRDIKTFYVEINRVFMPDEDWKLGESLDALNDLLYGGFGEIEGKENIIIWKNFEENRKILGFETTLQFYEAKLKSPQIFNTNFIQEKIDDLKKGNGQTYFEIILEIIGAHSNIKLIEK from the coding sequence TTGAAAGAATTTACAATTGAAGGAAAAAAGATTCGTGACATCAAAACATTTTACGTGGAAATTAACCGCGTTTTTATGCCTGATGAAGACTGGAAACTGGGCGAAAGTTTAGATGCGCTGAATGATTTGCTGTATGGCGGTTTTGGAGAAATTGAAGGAAAAGAAAACATCATAATCTGGAAAAATTTTGAAGAAAACCGAAAAATACTGGGTTTCGAGACGACCTTGCAGTTTTATGAAGCTAAATTAAAATCACCCCAAATCTTCAACACCAATTTCATTCAGGAAAAAATAGATGATTTAAAAAAGGGAAACGGCCAAACGTACTTTGAGATTATTCTCGAAATAATTGGTGCGCATTCCAACATTAAATTGATAGAGAAATAA
- a CDS encoding NAD(P)-dependent alcohol dehydrogenase: protein MNTYQVKAYGTPSKEEDLKEMQIERREVTPTDIEIEILYCGVCHSDLHTARNDWGGTKYPAVPGHEIVGRITKVGDEVTKFKVGDLAGVGCLVDSCKECESCKQDLEQYCLTGSTGTYNGNDKHLGGHTFGGYSEKVVVTEAFGLKIPENLDLKAVAPLLCAGITTWSPLKHWNVKEGSKVAVVGLGGLGHMAIKLAKGLGAQVTLFSRSPDKIQDALDLGADAVVISTYENEMETVKGKFDLIIDTVPYDHDINPYVSTLNISGTLVLVGYIGQMGDALFTPPMILGRRSVAGSVIGGIKETQEMLDFCGEHNILPEIEMIKIQDINEAYERMLKSDVRYRFVIDMQSLKN from the coding sequence ATGAATACGTACCAAGTTAAAGCATACGGAACTCCGTCCAAAGAAGAAGATTTAAAGGAAATGCAGATCGAACGCAGAGAAGTGACGCCCACCGATATCGAGATCGAAATTTTATATTGTGGCGTTTGTCACAGCGATTTGCACACCGCGAGAAATGATTGGGGTGGCACAAAATATCCCGCAGTTCCGGGTCACGAAATTGTGGGAAGAATTACGAAAGTTGGCGATGAGGTAACCAAATTTAAAGTCGGAGATCTGGCCGGCGTTGGATGTCTTGTAGATTCCTGCAAAGAATGCGAAAGCTGCAAACAGGACCTGGAACAATACTGTTTAACGGGTTCTACCGGCACTTACAACGGCAATGATAAACATTTGGGTGGTCATACTTTTGGCGGATATTCCGAAAAAGTGGTCGTAACGGAAGCTTTTGGCTTGAAAATTCCTGAAAATCTCGATTTAAAAGCTGTTGCCCCTTTATTATGCGCTGGAATTACAACTTGGTCCCCGCTAAAACACTGGAACGTGAAAGAAGGCAGCAAAGTGGCCGTGGTTGGATTGGGCGGCCTGGGACATATGGCGATTAAACTGGCAAAAGGTTTAGGCGCTCAGGTTACTTTATTTTCCAGAAGTCCCGATAAAATTCAGGATGCCCTGGATTTAGGTGCGGACGCCGTGGTTATTTCCACGTACGAAAACGAAATGGAAACCGTGAAAGGAAAATTCGATCTGATTATCGATACCGTGCCTTATGATCACGACATTAATCCCTATGTTTCGACACTGAACATCAGCGGAACTCTGGTTTTAGTCGGCTACATCGGTCAAATGGGCGATGCCCTGTTTACACCACCCATGATCCTGGGAAGAAGATCGGTGGCTGGTTCGGTAATTGGCGGCATCAAAGAAACTCAGGAAATGCTGGATTTCTGTGGCGAACACAACATTTTACCGGAAATCGAAATGATTAAAATTCAGGATATTAACGAAGCGTACGAAAGAATGCTGAAAAGCGATGTTCGGTATCGCTTTGTGATCGATATGCAGTCTTTAAAGAATTAG
- a CDS encoding ectonucleotide pyrophosphatase/phosphodiesterase has translation MKKISVLFFSFFFLLAFSQVDTAQVVVPNRKNSVDALSKPYVILISADGFRYDYLKKYNAQNLLRFAESGVTAKAMIPSFPTITFPNHWSLITGLYPSHHGLIDNFFYDYKKEKFYAMSRKENAEDGTWYGGTPLWSLAEKNGTLSASMMWVGSASNAGGMRPSYYYHYHEKFSPAEKVEKVLDWLKLPENVRPHFISLYFPEVDGGGHHFGPDAKETADAVQLIDEAVKNLVEKVNQLGLKNVNFIFVADHGMIKVNTENPLEIPQMLRDKTRFDYYNAQTLVRVVVKDPTEVKAAYRDLKKNKTDDYKVYLDKRFPRKLKFSARDDRFNRIGQILLVPEPSKIFLEKGKKTSAGKHGYNPYKVPEMKAVFVAFGPAFKENKKIGEFQNVNVYPVITDILGLKISEPIDGKQKVAKEILK, from the coding sequence ATGAAAAAAATATCCGTCCTTTTCTTTTCCTTTTTTTTTCTTTTGGCATTTTCCCAGGTAGATACTGCGCAAGTTGTAGTTCCGAACAGAAAAAATTCTGTAGACGCGCTCTCAAAACCTTATGTCATCTTGATTTCTGCAGATGGTTTTCGATACGATTATCTTAAAAAATATAATGCCCAAAATCTTTTACGGTTCGCTGAAAGTGGCGTTACGGCAAAGGCCATGATCCCGAGTTTTCCCACCATTACTTTTCCGAATCACTGGAGTTTGATTACGGGTTTATACCCGTCGCACCACGGTTTGATCGATAATTTCTTTTACGATTACAAAAAGGAAAAATTCTACGCCATGAGCCGCAAAGAAAACGCGGAGGACGGCACGTGGTATGGCGGGACACCACTTTGGAGTCTGGCAGAAAAAAACGGCACGCTCTCTGCGTCGATGATGTGGGTAGGTTCTGCCAGTAATGCGGGCGGAATGCGACCGTCCTATTACTATCATTATCACGAAAAATTCAGTCCGGCCGAAAAGGTAGAAAAAGTTCTCGACTGGTTAAAATTGCCTGAAAACGTACGGCCGCACTTTATCAGTTTATATTTCCCGGAGGTGGATGGAGGCGGTCATCATTTTGGCCCGGATGCCAAAGAAACCGCCGACGCCGTGCAGTTAATTGACGAAGCCGTGAAAAATTTAGTAGAGAAAGTAAATCAGTTGGGTTTAAAAAACGTGAACTTCATTTTTGTAGCAGATCACGGAATGATTAAGGTAAATACGGAAAATCCGCTCGAAATTCCTCAGATGCTTAGGGATAAAACGCGTTTTGATTACTACAATGCACAAACTTTGGTGCGTGTGGTTGTCAAAGATCCGACCGAAGTGAAGGCTGCTTATCGCGACCTGAAGAAAAATAAAACCGATGATTACAAAGTTTATCTGGATAAAAGATTTCCGCGCAAACTGAAATTCTCCGCGCGCGACGACCGGTTCAACAGAATCGGCCAAATTTTGCTCGTTCCGGAGCCTTCTAAAATATTTCTGGAAAAGGGCAAGAAAACATCTGCGGGAAAACATGGGTACAATCCCTACAAAGTGCCGGAAATGAAGGCGGTGTTTGTGGCTTTTGGTCCGGCTTTCAAGGAAAATAAGAAAATTGGCGAATTTCAGAACGTAAACGTTTATCCCGTGATTACCGATATTCTGGGTTTAAAAATATCAGAACCAATCGATGGAAAGCAAAAAGTAGCAAAGGAGATTCTGAAGTAA